A segment of the Leptolyngbya sp. NIES-3755 genome:
AGGTTGGAGCAGGAGCCGATCGAGGTTTTGATTGTTTACCAGAGATTGGCGATGAAGTGCTCGTTGCATTTGAACATGGGGACATTCATCGACCTTATATTTTGGGCGGAGTTTGGAACGGAAAAGATAAAACACCCGAAGCGATCGAGGATTCGATCAATGCTCAAGGCAATGCAACTGGAGCCGTTCGACTTCGCACATTCAAAACACGAGTCGGACATCAACTGCAATTTTCAGAAGAAGATCCGCTACAAAGTTCTAATGCTCAAACTGCGATCGCAGGAACAGAACTTTTCGGTAATGGTTTAATGCGATCGCTCAAAGGAATCCATCTCAAAACTGCCAACAATCATGAGATTGATCTGTGTGATCAAGATCGGTCAAACTTGAATGGTGTGCGACTAAAAACAGCACAAAACCAGAAATTAAGTTTGTCTGATTCTCCGCAAAATCCAGGAATTGCACTGCATAGTTCGATTGGTCAAAGTATTAGCTTAATCGATCGTGCTTTAACAGTTTCAACCTTACCTCAAATCAATTTAAACACAGGGGGTCATGTCGTTATTAATGCGGGAGCAAATTCGATTTCACCGACTGGTTTATCAACAGCAAAACAGTTTCTTTCATTAGGAGCGCAAGCGAAAACACCTGGTGCATTGAATACATTTATGAGTTTGTTGCCTGGGAAAATTGCGAATTCGAGCAGCACGATCGAGCTTTCTGCGGGGTATGTGAATCAGTTCTCGATTGGAGGAGTGACGATCGCGGCTGGACAACTTTCGACCGCGAGAATTTTACCTGAACAAACTTATTTCAATAGTCCCGGTATTACGATTAGTGCCTCTCCCTCTGCTGGAGCGCTGGACGTACCCACACCTGGAATGCTCAATCTAGAGGCGACGACAACGATTCGGATTAATGCTACGACTTCGGTTGTAATTACTGCCCCATCGATTACGTTGAATGGAGCCGTCAACATTGTCGGATCGCTATTGGTGAACGGTAGACCGCCCAGATTTGCTTAAATTTTCTGTGAAGTGGAAGGATACGGAAGAAATTCGATCGCAAACTCTCTATACTCAGGGAAAACTCCATTGACAAAGAGGATTTGCTGTGAAATTTTCGGACGATCGAGCAATTTTAGAAGCTCATTTCGCGACGCTTCACCTTGCTTCTAACGCTTCACTTTCAGAAGTCAAAGCCGCTTATCGTCAATTGGCAAGACGATTTCACCCAGATTTAAACCCAAATTATGCAGATGCGACCGAGCGATTTAAGTCGATTAATGTTGCTTACGAAGCGATTAGCCAGTATTTGAACGATCGGATTCAAGAACCGCCCAAAAAATATGTAGAATGCGATCGCGTTCCGGTTGAGTCGAACGAGATTTATAACAGTTTCGTCGATGCTTTTATGGGCAATACTCGACGTTAAAACTACTGTGTGAAGAATTACTTAAATTCAGCGGGTATTACTTGAAGCTATAGGACAAAGGAAGAAGTCTTTGTCTAATCATTATGCTTCAGCGTCGGCATTTTCTTCAGGCAGCAACATCCGCTCTGGTAACTTTGGGAATTGGACAGTTTGAGATCCAACAGCATGGAGCGAACTATGCAAAAGCGATCGCACAATCGACTCCACGCAAAAGGGCACTGCTAATCGGCATCAATGAATATCCTGGCGATAGTGGTATCCAAGGCGAATGGAGCCGATTACAAGGCGCAGTCACCGATACAATGCTGCAAAAAGAACTATTAACTCATCGATTTGGATTTGGTGAGATTAGAACCTTAGTGGATGATCAAGCGAAGCGATCGAGAATCTTAGAAGAAATCGAAGACTTGGTACGATGGGCAAAACCGGGTGATGTGGTAGTCATTCACTATTCTGGACATGGATCAACCGTGGTCGATCCTCACCAAATTTGCAAAGACGGTGTGAATGGGACGATCGTGCCGATTGATTCAGAGTTCAAAGTTCAAGGGGGACAAGTTCAAGACATCACATCAGGAACCCTCTTTTTGCTGATGTCTGCGATCAAAACTGAGAATCTGACCGTTGTGCTTGATAGTTGTTACTCCGGGGCAGGAGTACGAGGAAATTTAGTATTTCGATCGCGTCCGGGGCAAGTAGAATTCCGAGACTAAGGCGGATTGGTACGTCTAGAAGCGAGTCAGGAGGAAATCAACTATCAGAAGCAGTGGTTAGCAAAACTTGGAATGACCGAGACAGAGTGGATCGATCGACGACGAAAGGGAATTGCGGAAGGAATCACATTGCTGGCAACCAAGCGGAGTCAAAAAGCAGCAGATTTAACGTTCGCAGGAGATGTTCATGCGGGAGCTTTTACGTATTCACTGACCCGACAGCTTTGGGATATGACAGAAGCTCCGACTGTTACTACCGTAATGAGTGCCACAACTGCAAAGACAGAACAATTGCTGAAGACAATTACGAATTCTAGAACGCAGACTCCAGGCTGGGAGAAGCAGGCGGGCGGTCAGTGTGAGCAAGAATTGATTTACTTTACGAAACCGACAGCGATTCCTGCAACTGCGATCGTACAACAGGTGGCTGATAATCAAGTACGAGTGCTTTTGATGAATGAACCCCAAAGTATCGAAGCTTTTGGAAAAGGAGCGACATTAACGATCGGGAACAATCAAGGCACGATCGAGATTGAATCACGGCAGCAATTGATTGCAACTGGAATAGTAAAGGCAGGTAAGGTTACGCCCGGAACACCGTTGCAGGAAAATACTCGCACGATTCCGAAAGAGACTAGCTTGAAGATTGGAATTGATGCTTCTTTGAAATCAGAAAGCGCGATCGTAAAAC
Coding sequences within it:
- a CDS encoding chaperone protein DnaJ (ab initio prediction:Prodigal:2.6;~similar to AA sequence:cyanobase_aa:all1488), with product MKFSDDRAILEAHFATLHLASNASLSEVKAAYRQLARRFHPDLNPNYADATERFKSINVAYEAISQYLNDRIQEPPKKYVECDRVPVESNEIYNSFVDAFMGNTRR
- a CDS encoding peptidase C14, caspase catalytic subunit P20 (similar to AA sequence:cyanobase_aa:MAE24870) — its product is MLQRRHFLQAATSALVTLGIGQFEIQQHGANYAKAIAQSTPRKRALLIGINEYPGDSGIQGEWSRLQGAVTDTMLQKELLTHRFGFGEIRTLVDDQAKRSRILEEIEDLVRWAKPGDVVVIHYSGHGSTVVDPHQICKDGVNGTIVPIDSEFKVQGGQVQDITSGTLFLLMSAIKTENLTVVLDSCYSGAGVRGNLVFRSRPGQVEFRD